In bacterium, the DNA window GCAGCAGCCCGTTCTCGATGTCGAGCATGGCCGTCAGCGGGTTGATGGCACAGTTGATCGCCAGCTTGCGCCAGATGATCGGCCAGATGTCGGCAGCGGCCTCGGCCGGGAGGCCGGCGCCCGTCAGCAGCGCCGCGACCTCCTCGGCCAGCGCCATGTTGCCGGCGGGCGAGCCCAGGGAGATCGTGCCCAGCCCGCGCTCGATGACCGTGTGCTCATCGTAGAGCGTGGCCCCCGAGGTCGTGACGGCGGCCAGCACGCGCTCAGGCTGCTGGAAGTGCTGCAGGGCCTCGACATTGCCCAGGCCGTTCTGCAGCGACAGGAGCACGGTCTGCGGGCCGATCAGGTGCGCGGCCAACTGGGCGGCGCGCTCCGTCGCGAACGCCTTCACGGTGAAGATGAGCAGGTCGAAGGGGTCATGCACCAGGTGCAGCGCCCGGCAGGGAACCTGCACCCGGATGGTCTCGGCGGGGGCGTCGTCGGTGCCCGGCCGCTCCAGGGCCACGCCGCCGCTGATGCGGCGCGCGCGGCTCTTGCGGTGGTCCAGCAGCGTCACAGGCACGCCCGCCTGCGTCATGTGGATGGCGTGGAACAGCCCCATGGCGCCGGGGCCGACGATGCCGATGCGGCTAGAGCTGTTCTTGGCGTCGGAGGTAGTCAAGTATCTTCTCCCGGCCGATATGGAAACGGCGTTCGCGCGCGTTGATGAACTCGACCTTCCCGCTGCGGCGGTAGAGGTCAACCTTGGCGAGGACCAGGCGTGTGAGCGCCCGCTCCTCATCCGGGTCGCGAGGTTGGCGTCGCAGCCGCTGCTCGCGCGGCAGGAGCAGCTCGGTCGGGAAGGGCTTGGGCGCCTGGCGGCGCGCGTCGAGGTCAAGCTTCCGTGGTTCCACCGTGCACCTCCGCCATGATCTTCTCCAGGGTCTCCGTCACCAGTTCCTCCCGCGCTCGGCGGCGCAGGTAGTCCAGGTCGAGGCGGTCCCGCTCGGCCACGAAGACCCGCTGCGCCCAACTGCAGTGGTCCGGGAGACCCCAGTGTACGCAGGCGTTCAGCCGGTCTATGATGAGGTCCTCCGGTGCGATCACCCGCGCCGTGTAGTCCCGCACTGCAACGAGTTGCGTGCGGTCCCAACTGCCCCCAAGGTCCTGGCCGATGATATCCACGGCGAGCCCCAGTCGCTCGTGCCAGAAGACACGCCCCTCCCTCCTGAAGCCCCATCGCTCCAGGAGCTGTTCGACTGGGCGCTTGACGATGACGACCAGGTCCACGTCAGCCGTCGTGTAGTCACCGAGGGTGTAGGTCTCGACCGCGTGGCCGCCGACAAGCACCGTCTCCTCGCCGCAGTCCCGCAGGGCAGTCTGCAGGGCAGCGACGAACACCATGCGCCGCTCGAAGTCGTCCGCGATGGCCAGCAACTCGTCCAGCGGCAGCTCCACGGTCTACTCCTTGCCCCGCTTCTGCTCCCAGCGCTCCAGCTCCGCGATGTGGGCCAGCGTGAGGCCCTTGTCGTCAATCTCCGCATGCTCGCGGATCTCGCGCTCGACCACATCCATGGCGCGGTTGGCGATCTCGACCGCCTGCTCCTTGGGCACGCAGATGACGCCGTCATCGTCGGCGATGATCCAGTCGCCGGTGCGCACGGGCGTCTCCCCGATCTTCAGCGGCACGCCGATCATGCCCACCCCGCGCGGGTCGCCCGCCTGTGGGCCGATCATCGAGGAGAAGCACGGGAAGCCCAGCTCGATGATCTCCATCGT includes these proteins:
- a CDS encoding 2-dehydropantoate 2-reductase, which produces MTTSDAKNSSSRIGIVGPGAMGLFHAIHMTQAGVPVTLLDHRKSRARRISGGVALERPGTDDAPAETIRVQVPCRALHLVHDPFDLLIFTVKAFATERAAQLAAHLIGPQTVLLSLQNGLGNVEALQHFQQPERVLAAVTTSGATLYDEHTVIERGLGTISLGSPAGNMALAEEVAALLTGAGLPAEAAADIWPIIWRKLAINCAINPLTAMLDIENGLLLDTPVRHLMGEVAFEVGQVARAVGVQIEPRELPRAVEDVCRLTAQNVSSMLQDTRAWRQTEVGQLNGAVVRAAEQVGMKAPLNMALAALLAAHEWRREAEQQERERVREARRGHRRGRREPHQQETDE